In the genome of Sorangium aterium, one region contains:
- a CDS encoding cupin domain-containing protein: MSDTTIMKVSSGRSPKGQMGQKYLASGIQVSMRLWEREPPGDAKQPTARDYETVGFVIAGRAELLIEGQMVRLEPGDSWTVPKGASHSYKIIEPFTAVEATSPPAGVHGRDETGATPSGKT, translated from the coding sequence ATGAGCGACACAACCATCATGAAGGTCTCCTCCGGCCGCTCTCCGAAAGGCCAGATGGGACAAAAATACCTGGCCTCCGGGATCCAGGTCTCGATGCGACTCTGGGAACGCGAGCCGCCAGGCGACGCCAAACAGCCGACCGCGCGGGATTACGAGACCGTAGGGTTCGTCATCGCTGGACGGGCCGAGCTGCTCATCGAGGGGCAAATGGTGCGCCTCGAGCCGGGCGACTCCTGGACGGTCCCCAAAGGGGCGTCGCACTCCTACAAGATCATCGAACCGTTCACCGCCGTGGAGGCGACGAGCCCGCCCGCCGGCGTCCACGGGCGAGACGAGACCGGGGCGACGCCCTCTGGCAAGACCTGA
- a CDS encoding serine/threonine-protein kinase, which produces MMPSPKSSTLLASGVLIDKKYRLLRQIGEGAMGVVWAAVNVATAREVALKLIHRPETEFRLRLQREARNSGALRHRNVIDIYDMGETEAGEPFLVMQLLTGETVAELLARRRRLDPPVAASIGRDVARGLAAAHAMHIIHRDLKPANIFLHREPDMDEPVVKVLDFGVAKNLSVNDGLHTVQGGAVGSPLYMSPEQVRAEPNVDHRADIWALGVVLFEMLTGMRPFQGDAQAVFMGILTGEIPTVSKYLRRVDQGLVDLIARCMRRDRAERIGSAAEVAALLDRYTERGVGPGRDAALRQSSPEGREAPPDEDVDAGWQESQGGTVALAAQPGSALAAQPASVAQPGSVAQPGSALAAQPASVAQPGSVVNRPGSVEVGAGALPLALLGGGPRAPVPVQESPEAHRSPSLGPGQVAAGPASGMSRVADEGPASGAGHAAGAVPRRPGSSGQHLAAASVVRAPRDEDVATLPLTRQNADAAGPAGPLPGSGAYPAAGPAAAAPRTSSSVAAFAAPEPSQASAAQAAPVQPAPVAAPQQGSWAMTVRMNAPPMPEGRVGPGGLGPAGALPPGGIAAQPSWSSAPAARPGPEAGASASDSRPGGATATGAPRQAGSSSTTPLVSNHPSVHQVGVHQAQDAHERAPHGEEPRRKRTAATLAIVAAALSLIVVGMLISLRSPGPSSAAPEASGSAMPSLDRAGDTVAAPERGEAPPRNEEPSAQEPSVPSAEAPPGSSALAPPVPSAPSALPASSAAAAAAPGGGAGAVAPGGGAGAAAGTASGAKPGSSTLGAPPATSQPATSQPAKAAPPPAPASCAHLRFLAKKQCEAKLKK; this is translated from the coding sequence ATGATGCCCTCGCCGAAGAGCTCGACATTGCTCGCGTCCGGTGTGCTGATCGACAAGAAGTACCGGCTCCTGCGCCAGATCGGCGAGGGGGCGATGGGCGTCGTCTGGGCGGCGGTGAACGTGGCGACCGCCCGCGAGGTGGCGCTGAAGCTGATCCACCGGCCGGAGACCGAGTTCCGGCTGCGGCTGCAGCGCGAGGCGCGCAACAGCGGGGCGCTGCGGCACCGGAACGTCATCGACATCTACGACATGGGGGAGACCGAGGCCGGGGAGCCGTTCCTGGTGATGCAGCTGCTCACGGGGGAGACCGTGGCCGAGCTGCTCGCGCGGCGGCGTCGGCTCGACCCGCCCGTGGCGGCGTCGATCGGGCGGGACGTGGCGAGGGGGCTCGCGGCGGCGCACGCGATGCACATCATCCACCGCGATCTGAAGCCGGCGAACATCTTCCTGCACCGCGAGCCGGACATGGACGAGCCGGTGGTGAAGGTGCTCGATTTCGGGGTCGCCAAGAACCTCTCGGTCAACGACGGCCTGCACACGGTGCAGGGCGGCGCGGTGGGGTCGCCCCTCTACATGAGCCCGGAGCAGGTGAGGGCCGAGCCGAACGTCGATCACCGGGCCGACATCTGGGCGCTCGGCGTGGTGTTGTTCGAGATGCTGACGGGCATGCGCCCGTTCCAGGGGGACGCGCAGGCGGTGTTCATGGGGATCTTGACCGGCGAGATCCCCACCGTGTCCAAGTACCTGAGGCGGGTGGACCAGGGGCTCGTCGACCTGATCGCCCGCTGCATGCGCAGGGATCGCGCGGAGCGGATCGGCTCTGCGGCGGAGGTCGCGGCGCTGCTCGATCGGTACACGGAGCGCGGCGTGGGCCCGGGCAGGGACGCGGCGCTGCGGCAGTCGTCGCCGGAGGGGCGGGAGGCGCCCCCGGACGAGGACGTGGACGCCGGCTGGCAGGAGTCGCAAGGCGGCACGGTGGCGCTCGCGGCGCAACCCGGGTCGGCGCTCGCGGCGCAGCCTGCGTCGGTGGCGCAACCCGGGTCGGTGGCGCAACCCGGGTCGGCGCTCGCGGCGCAGCCTGCGTCGGTGGCGCAACCCGGGTCGGTCGTGAACCGGCCGGGGAGCGTCGAGGTGGGCGCGGGAGCGCTGCCGCTGGCGCTGCTCGGTGGGGGGCCGCGGGCCCCGGTTCCGGTGCAGGAGTCGCCTGAGGCGCACAGGTCGCCGTCGCTGGGGCCGGGGCAGGTGGCTGCGGGACCAGCGTCGGGCATGAGCCGCGTGGCGGATGAGGGGCCAGCGTCGGGAGCCGGCCATGCGGCGGGCGCGGTTCCTCGGCGTCCGGGCAGCTCGGGCCAGCACCTGGCCGCGGCGTCCGTGGTGCGCGCCCCGCGGGACGAGGACGTGGCGACCTTGCCCCTCACGCGGCAGAACGCGGATGCGGCCGGGCCCGCGGGGCCGCTCCCTGGGTCGGGGGCGTATCCGGCGGCGGGGCCTGCCGCCGCTGCGCCGCGGACGTCGTCGTCGGTGGCGGCGTTTGCAGCGCCGGAGCCGTCCCAGGCGAGCGCGGCGCAAGCCGCTCCGGTGCAGCCTGCGCCCGTGGCGGCGCCGCAGCAGGGCTCCTGGGCGATGACGGTGCGCATGAACGCACCGCCGATGCCCGAGGGCCGGGTGGGGCCGGGTGGCCTCGGCCCTGCTGGCGCGCTGCCGCCGGGAGGCATCGCCGCGCAGCCGAGCTGGAGCTCGGCGCCGGCCGCGAGGCCCGGCCCGGAAGCGGGCGCGAGCGCCTCGGACTCCAGGCCGGGCGGGGCCACGGCAACGGGCGCGCCGCGGCAAGCGGGAAGCTCGTCGACGACCCCGCTCGTCTCGAACCACCCGTCGGTCCACCAGGTCGGGGTGCACCAGGCCCAGGACGCTCACGAGCGGGCCCCGCACGGTGAGGAACCGAGGCGCAAGCGTACGGCCGCGACGCTCGCGATCGTGGCTGCCGCGCTGTCGCTGATCGTCGTGGGCATGCTCATCTCGCTGAGGTCGCCGGGGCCATCGTCGGCCGCGCCGGAAGCGTCCGGGAGCGCGATGCCGTCATTGGACCGCGCCGGAGACACGGTCGCCGCGCCGGAGCGCGGGGAAGCGCCGCCGCGGAACGAAGAGCCCTCGGCGCAGGAGCCCTCGGTGCCATCCGCGGAGGCGCCGCCGGGCTCCTCGGCGTTGGCGCCGCCCGTGCCGTCGGCGCCGAGCGCCCTTCCGGCGAGCAGCGCAGCCGCTGCGGCGGCGCCAGGAGGCGGGGCGGGCGCGGTGGCGCCAGGCGGCGGGGCGGGCGCGGCGGCGGGGACGGCGAGCGGCGCGAAGCCGGGCAGCTCGACGCTCGGGGCGCCTCCCGCGACATCGCAGCCTGCGACGTCGCAGCCCGCGAAGGCTGCGCCGCCCCCGGCCCCGGCCTCGTGCGCTCATCTCAGGTTCTTGGCGAAGAAGCAGTGCGAGGCGAAGCTCAAGAAATAG
- a CDS encoding serine/threonine-protein kinase, giving the protein MQSPSAPAAPPPGALICGKYRLLRRIGEGAMGVVWAAHNEATSREVALKLLVRPDPELRVRLLREARACGAVSHRNIVDIYDAAETENGDPFLVMPLLSGETLSSLLKRKRKLEIHDASRIARDIARGLSAAHERGIIHRDLKPSNIFLHTEPGDSDATVKILDFGVSKFLAGPQQARTATGILIGSPAYMSPEQVRAQSDIDTRADLWALGVVMFEMLTSWRPIQGKAHELLRNVLHGDIPAVSQSVWQIDPGLDALVTQCLQRDREKRPRSAAEVAAALEPFVTPPAPQRVPSRPGSSPDLRHEIPQQLGRGSWGGAAPGRSPTPATGTPLPASMAHLQALPGHPNTPVSGPRGAIAAPAQPAVVPWPARPSAGAWPEQPAAGGGMATPGQPGHRERMPSNPLLGDRGTLKMSPEQAVAYRSPASAPLARPGAPLDQALSLGGTVPLDPLRELKRPPSVPVRSPVVWIAMAVVSAAILLGIGMAAGYLLRRGEVELPRDPGGERATFRAVLSFAIGKATSPIAAMRLDPPC; this is encoded by the coding sequence ATGCAGTCCCCTTCGGCCCCTGCCGCGCCGCCGCCAGGTGCGCTCATTTGCGGCAAGTACCGCCTTCTCCGGCGGATCGGCGAAGGGGCGATGGGCGTCGTCTGGGCAGCGCACAACGAGGCTACCTCTCGCGAGGTCGCGCTCAAGCTGCTGGTGCGGCCCGACCCGGAGCTCCGCGTCCGGCTGCTGCGGGAGGCGCGCGCCTGCGGCGCCGTGAGCCACCGGAACATCGTCGATATCTACGATGCTGCCGAGACGGAGAACGGCGACCCGTTCCTCGTCATGCCGCTGCTCTCCGGAGAGACGCTCTCGTCCTTGCTCAAGCGCAAGCGCAAGCTGGAGATCCACGATGCCTCACGCATCGCTCGGGACATCGCGCGCGGCCTCTCCGCCGCGCACGAGCGGGGCATCATCCACCGCGATCTGAAGCCGTCCAACATCTTTCTTCACACCGAGCCTGGCGACAGCGATGCCACCGTCAAGATACTCGACTTCGGCGTGAGCAAGTTCCTCGCGGGTCCTCAACAGGCGAGGACCGCGACAGGCATCCTCATCGGCTCGCCGGCGTACATGAGCCCGGAGCAGGTGCGGGCGCAGAGCGATATCGACACGCGCGCGGACCTCTGGGCGCTCGGCGTCGTGATGTTCGAGATGCTCACGAGCTGGCGGCCGATCCAGGGCAAGGCGCATGAGCTCCTGAGAAACGTGCTGCACGGCGACATCCCGGCGGTGTCCCAGTCCGTCTGGCAGATCGATCCCGGCCTCGATGCCCTCGTGACACAATGTCTCCAGCGCGATCGCGAGAAGAGACCGCGCTCGGCGGCCGAGGTCGCGGCGGCGCTCGAGCCGTTCGTCACGCCGCCGGCGCCGCAGCGCGTGCCCTCGAGGCCGGGGTCGTCGCCGGACCTGCGGCACGAGATCCCGCAGCAGCTCGGGCGAGGGTCGTGGGGTGGGGCGGCTCCTGGGCGATCGCCGACGCCGGCGACCGGGACGCCGCTCCCGGCGTCCATGGCGCATCTGCAGGCCCTGCCGGGACACCCGAACACGCCGGTGTCAGGGCCTCGAGGGGCGATCGCGGCGCCGGCGCAGCCGGCGGTGGTCCCGTGGCCGGCGCGGCCGTCGGCGGGCGCGTGGCCGGAGCAGCCGGCGGCGGGCGGGGGCATGGCGACACCGGGGCAACCGGGGCATCGGGAGCGGATGCCGAGCAATCCTCTGCTGGGGGACCGCGGGACGCTCAAGATGTCACCGGAGCAGGCGGTCGCCTATCGATCACCGGCCAGCGCGCCGCTGGCGCGTCCGGGCGCTCCCCTCGATCAGGCGCTGTCGCTCGGCGGTACGGTGCCGCTCGATCCGCTCCGCGAGCTGAAGAGGCCGCCTTCTGTGCCCGTCCGCTCGCCTGTCGTGTGGATCGCGATGGCCGTGGTCTCGGCGGCGATCCTCCTGGGGATCGGCATGGCCGCGGGGTATCTCTTGCGGCGCGGTGAGGTGGAGCTCCCGAGGGACCCCGGCGGAGAGCGTGCTACCTTCCGCGCCGTCCTCTCGTTTGCGATAGGTAAAGCGACCTCGCCCATCGCGGCGATGCGCCTCGACCCACCCTGCTGA
- a CDS encoding serine/threonine-protein kinase yields MSTSFTQIAAGLVIAEKYKLVRRLGEGSMGVVWAALNLSTSREVALKLIHRPDPELRRRLQREGRNGGALRHRNVIDMYDMGETEFGEPFLVMQLLTGETLADLLVRRRRLDADVAASIGRDVARGLAAVHALHIVHRDLKPANIFLHREADADEPVVKVLDFGVAKNLSVNDGIRTATGGAVGSPLYMSPEQVRAEPNVDHRADIWSLGVVLFEMLTGMRPFQGDARAVFTGILTGEMPKVSRYVRRVDPGLVELVARCMARHRDERIGSAAEVADLLEGYTAAGARAGFAVGGGGGGQMAAMEAHAFPGAAASGAPVSPMASGVPPAGVPVSPMASGVPPAGVPVSPMASGAPVSPMASGAPVSPMASGAPVSPMASGAPEREWNAELTQRLEPEAMASAEAALGASPAWGHGEPGKSTTAPLVSGPQAGRGAQPSPWAARATPVPLQAPQTPPRRQGGWKHLPGPAIAALAAGAAGLVGAALFLVLRSPAPPENAAGIETMPEAGLESAASAERPPDPPPPPATAVPQASAAAEPPSVDEPVDAGGANSAPDAGPEGVEPASVERSQPAVEAPNPPAAVSAVAASPPAAAPAPARSVVAAQPRIQPPAQPAPAASRPAQPPAVRRQPADPCAGKTGFMRANCLRDQAKKKDPYAP; encoded by the coding sequence ATGTCCACTTCCTTCACGCAGATCGCTGCCGGCCTGGTGATTGCCGAGAAGTACAAGCTGGTGCGGCGGCTGGGAGAGGGATCCATGGGCGTCGTGTGGGCGGCGCTCAACCTGTCCACCTCGCGTGAGGTGGCGTTGAAGCTGATTCACCGCCCGGATCCCGAGCTCCGGAGGCGGCTCCAGCGCGAAGGGCGCAATGGCGGGGCGCTGCGGCACCGCAACGTCATCGACATGTATGACATGGGGGAGACCGAGTTCGGCGAGCCCTTCCTGGTGATGCAGCTGCTCACCGGAGAGACGCTCGCGGACCTGCTCGTGCGCAGGCGGCGGCTCGACGCGGACGTGGCGGCGTCGATCGGGCGAGACGTGGCGAGGGGGCTCGCGGCGGTGCACGCGCTGCACATCGTCCACCGCGATCTGAAGCCGGCGAACATCTTCCTGCACCGCGAGGCCGACGCGGACGAGCCGGTGGTGAAGGTGCTCGATTTCGGGGTCGCGAAGAACCTCTCCGTGAATGACGGCATCCGCACGGCGACGGGCGGCGCGGTGGGATCGCCGCTTTACATGAGCCCGGAGCAGGTGAGGGCCGAGCCGAACGTCGACCACCGGGCCGATATCTGGTCGCTCGGCGTGGTGCTGTTCGAGATGCTGACGGGCATGCGGCCGTTCCAGGGGGACGCGAGGGCGGTCTTCACCGGCATCCTGACGGGCGAGATGCCCAAGGTCTCCCGCTACGTGCGGCGGGTGGACCCGGGGCTCGTGGAGCTCGTGGCGAGGTGCATGGCGCGCCACCGGGACGAGCGGATCGGATCGGCGGCGGAGGTGGCGGACCTCCTCGAGGGGTACACGGCTGCGGGCGCGAGGGCGGGATTTGCCGTCGGGGGCGGGGGTGGGGGGCAGATGGCGGCCATGGAGGCGCACGCATTTCCCGGCGCGGCGGCGTCAGGGGCGCCGGTGTCGCCGATGGCGAGCGGGGTGCCGCCGGCGGGGGTGCCGGTGTCGCCGATGGCGAGCGGGGTGCCGCCGGCGGGGGTGCCGGTGTCGCCGATGGCAAGCGGCGCGCCGGTGTCGCCGATGGCGAGCGGGGCGCCGGTGTCGCCGATGGCAAGCGGCGCGCCGGTGTCGCCGATGGCGAGCGGGGCGCCGGAGCGGGAGTGGAACGCCGAGCTGACCCAGAGGCTCGAGCCGGAGGCCATGGCGAGCGCTGAGGCAGCGCTGGGCGCGTCGCCCGCGTGGGGCCACGGTGAGCCGGGGAAATCGACGACCGCGCCGCTCGTGTCCGGCCCTCAGGCAGGCCGAGGCGCGCAGCCGTCGCCCTGGGCAGCGCGCGCCACGCCGGTGCCTCTGCAGGCGCCGCAGACGCCGCCGCGGCGGCAGGGAGGCTGGAAGCACCTTCCTGGCCCGGCCATCGCGGCGCTCGCCGCCGGCGCGGCTGGTCTGGTCGGCGCAGCGCTCTTCCTCGTGTTGCGCTCGCCAGCGCCGCCCGAGAACGCGGCCGGGATCGAGACGATGCCGGAGGCCGGGCTCGAGAGCGCCGCGAGCGCGGAAAGGCCGCCGGACCCGCCGCCTCCGCCGGCGACCGCTGTGCCGCAGGCTTCGGCGGCGGCTGAGCCGCCCAGCGTGGATGAGCCGGTGGATGCCGGTGGGGCGAACAGCGCGCCGGACGCGGGGCCGGAGGGCGTGGAGCCGGCGTCGGTCGAGCGGAGTCAGCCGGCGGTGGAGGCGCCGAATCCGCCGGCGGCGGTGTCGGCGGTCGCGGCGTCGCCACCTGCTGCGGCGCCTGCGCCGGCGCGGTCGGTCGTCGCGGCGCAGCCCCGGATTCAGCCTCCGGCGCAGCCTGCGCCCGCAGCGTCGCGGCCTGCACAGCCACCGGCGGTCCGGCGGCAACCCGCGGATCCGTGCGCGGGCAAGACAGGGTTCATGCGGGCGAACTGCCTGCGGGACCAGGCGAAGAAGAAGGATCCCTACGCTCCCTGA
- a CDS encoding PEGA domain-containing protein, giving the protein MMRNRPLPWTLSVVIALLAPAAEAQPAPPRAEAQESDALTDRARQLFADGVKAANAGKWAEAHAAFLAAWGLKPHYQIASNLGVACLRVGKPRDAAEYLTRYLREVPATKVQERQRAEVSLQEARAQVAAVTVEVAPGGAEVTVDGAIVGRAPLADPVFLDPGRHEVGAKLDGYVSQTRPVDAPAGGTETVVIALERPPAPDARGAGAERSASPAPGVSQGGGRTAVLVGGGIATGVGTVAGVVFTLVANGKASDAARQNSVIDAMEAGSVNCATPAGSDQKQQCSKLRSLVDDQYLFSNLALWSFIGAGASAVGTLGYTWLAGAPSEPEQRVHLFPLVMPGGGGLVAGGVF; this is encoded by the coding sequence ATGATGAGGAACCGCCCGCTGCCGTGGACCCTGAGCGTAGTCATCGCCTTGCTGGCGCCCGCCGCCGAGGCGCAGCCGGCGCCCCCTCGGGCCGAGGCGCAGGAGAGCGACGCGCTGACGGACAGGGCGCGCCAGCTCTTCGCAGACGGGGTGAAGGCGGCCAACGCGGGGAAGTGGGCCGAGGCGCACGCGGCGTTCCTCGCGGCGTGGGGCCTCAAGCCGCACTACCAGATCGCCTCGAACCTGGGCGTGGCCTGCCTCCGGGTGGGCAAGCCGCGCGACGCGGCCGAGTACCTCACGCGCTACCTCCGCGAGGTCCCCGCGACGAAGGTCCAGGAGCGGCAGCGCGCGGAGGTGTCGCTGCAGGAGGCGCGGGCGCAGGTCGCGGCCGTCACCGTGGAGGTCGCGCCGGGCGGCGCCGAGGTGACGGTCGACGGGGCGATCGTCGGGCGAGCGCCGCTCGCGGATCCCGTGTTCCTCGATCCGGGACGGCATGAGGTGGGAGCGAAGCTCGACGGGTATGTGTCCCAGACCCGGCCGGTCGACGCGCCCGCGGGGGGCACGGAGACGGTGGTCATCGCGCTGGAGCGCCCTCCGGCGCCGGACGCGAGGGGCGCCGGTGCTGAACGGAGCGCCTCGCCGGCGCCCGGGGTGTCGCAGGGCGGCGGGAGGACCGCGGTGCTCGTCGGAGGCGGCATCGCGACCGGCGTCGGAACGGTCGCGGGCGTCGTGTTCACGCTCGTCGCCAACGGCAAAGCGAGCGACGCGGCGCGGCAGAACAGCGTGATCGACGCCATGGAGGCCGGATCCGTCAACTGCGCGACCCCCGCTGGCAGCGACCAGAAGCAGCAGTGCAGCAAGCTGCGCTCGCTGGTCGACGACCAGTATCTTTTCAGCAACCTGGCGCTCTGGAGCTTCATCGGCGCAGGCGCGAGCGCGGTGGGGACGCTCGGCTACACATGGCTCGCTGGAGCGCCGAGCGAGCCCGAGCAGCGGGTGCATCTCTTTCCGCTCGTGATGCCAGGCGGCGGCGGGCTCGTCGCCGGCGGCGTGTTCTGA
- a CDS encoding PEGA domain-containing protein: MAVALTAQVAGAQQPATQAVAEETDALTDKARQLYEEGRQAAAAGKWADARASFLAAWAIKPHYQIASNLGVACVKLGRNREAAEYLTRYLREAPATKVKERQSAEASLKEALAKIASVTVRVAPAGAEVTVDGAVVGKAPLADPVFLDPGKHEIGAKLDGHAPAMRPIATVAGSTETVALQLERTPSAEIGGSVGTSIPPRSEMPRDKVRTAVLVGGGIAAGAGVAAGVVLTVLANGRAGDAEKLRQELVVEGDGFASCPDISSSKCAKLKDTVFAKVDLTNSAFWSFVAGGAIGVGTLVYGLVTVRPTESRPAVQVVPLLGTGASGLLVSGTF; encoded by the coding sequence ATGGCCGTGGCGTTGACGGCGCAGGTGGCCGGCGCGCAACAGCCGGCCACCCAGGCCGTCGCTGAGGAGACCGACGCGCTGACGGACAAGGCGCGGCAGCTCTATGAAGAGGGGAGACAGGCTGCAGCGGCAGGGAAATGGGCCGATGCGCGTGCGTCGTTCCTCGCGGCGTGGGCCATCAAGCCGCATTATCAGATCGCCTCGAACCTGGGGGTGGCCTGCGTGAAGCTGGGCAGGAACCGCGAAGCCGCGGAGTACCTGACGCGGTACCTCCGCGAGGCGCCTGCCACAAAGGTGAAGGAGCGACAGAGCGCGGAGGCGTCGCTGAAGGAGGCGCTCGCGAAGATCGCGTCCGTCACGGTGCGGGTGGCGCCGGCAGGGGCGGAGGTGACCGTCGACGGGGCGGTCGTGGGCAAGGCGCCGCTGGCGGATCCGGTGTTTCTCGATCCAGGGAAGCATGAGATCGGCGCGAAGCTCGATGGGCACGCGCCTGCCATGCGGCCGATTGCAACGGTGGCGGGGAGCACGGAGACAGTGGCCCTGCAGCTTGAGCGCACGCCGTCCGCCGAGATCGGAGGGAGCGTCGGCACGTCGATTCCTCCGAGGTCAGAGATGCCGCGCGACAAGGTGCGGACGGCGGTGCTCGTGGGCGGCGGGATCGCGGCCGGCGCGGGCGTAGCGGCGGGCGTGGTGCTCACGGTTCTGGCCAACGGGCGGGCGGGGGACGCCGAGAAGCTCAGGCAGGAATTGGTCGTGGAAGGCGACGGGTTCGCCTCGTGTCCTGACATCAGCTCGTCAAAATGCGCGAAGCTGAAGGACACCGTGTTCGCCAAGGTGGATCTCACGAACTCAGCGTTCTGGAGCTTTGTGGCGGGCGGAGCCATCGGGGTTGGAACGCTTGTTTATGGGCTCGTGACGGTGAGGCCGACCGAATCGCGTCCGGCCGTGCAAGTGGTGCCGCTCCTGGGAACGGGGGCTTCCGGGCTCCTGGTCAGCGGAACGTTCTGA
- the tsaD gene encoding tRNA (adenosine(37)-N6)-threonylcarbamoyltransferase complex transferase subunit TsaD gives MRVLGIETSCDETAAAVVTEGGDVLSDVVRSQVALHAPYGGVVPEVAARDHARAVVPVVREALSRAGVSAADLDGVAVTSRPGLAGALLVGLQAAKGLAWAAGKPLVGVDHLVGHLLAVFLRRGGAPLGDEHERPSFPYVALLASGGHTAIYRVDGPAIGAIRELGATRDDAAGEAFDKVAKLLGLGYPGGPVVDRLAAGGDAAAAADAVPALMARKESLEFSFSGIKSAVARHVAKRGRPEGQALRDLCAAFQGAVVDALVQKTVRAARAEGIERVVLGGGVAANQGLRAKMAAACERRGLALFVPPLASCTDNGAMIAYAGALRLAAGERDTLDLAPETRTALPRVTRKGGGAR, from the coding sequence ATGCGGGTTCTAGGCATCGAGACATCGTGTGATGAGACGGCGGCGGCGGTGGTCACCGAGGGAGGCGACGTCCTCTCCGACGTGGTGCGCAGCCAGGTGGCGCTGCACGCGCCTTACGGGGGCGTCGTGCCGGAGGTCGCGGCGCGCGATCACGCGCGCGCGGTGGTCCCGGTGGTGCGCGAGGCGCTCTCGCGCGCGGGCGTCTCGGCGGCGGATCTCGACGGCGTGGCGGTGACGTCGCGGCCGGGGCTCGCCGGGGCGCTGCTCGTCGGCCTGCAGGCCGCGAAGGGGCTCGCGTGGGCCGCGGGCAAGCCGCTCGTGGGCGTCGATCACCTCGTGGGGCACCTGCTCGCGGTGTTCCTGCGGCGGGGCGGCGCGCCTCTCGGCGACGAGCATGAGCGGCCGTCGTTCCCCTACGTGGCGCTGCTCGCCTCGGGCGGGCACACGGCGATCTACCGGGTGGACGGCCCGGCGATCGGCGCGATCCGGGAGCTCGGCGCGACGCGCGACGACGCGGCGGGCGAGGCGTTCGACAAGGTGGCGAAGCTGCTCGGCCTCGGGTACCCGGGCGGGCCGGTGGTCGATCGGCTCGCGGCCGGGGGAGACGCGGCGGCCGCGGCGGACGCGGTGCCGGCGCTGATGGCGCGCAAGGAGTCGCTCGAGTTCAGCTTCTCGGGCATCAAGAGCGCGGTCGCGCGCCACGTGGCGAAGCGGGGGCGGCCGGAGGGGCAGGCGCTCCGCGACCTGTGCGCGGCGTTCCAGGGGGCGGTGGTCGACGCGCTCGTGCAGAAGACCGTGCGGGCCGCCCGGGCCGAGGGGATCGAGCGGGTGGTCCTCGGCGGTGGGGTCGCTGCGAACCAGGGGCTCCGCGCGAAGATGGCCGCGGCGTGCGAGCGTCGGGGCCTCGCGCTGTTCGTGCCGCCGCTCGCGAGCTGCACGGACAATGGGGCGATGATCGCGTATGCGGGCGCGCTGCGGCTCGCGGCCGGGGAGCGGGACACGCTGGATCTCGCGCCCGAGACGAGGACGGCGCTGCCGCGGGTGACCCGCAAGGGCGGTGGCGCGAGGTGA